One genomic window of Melitaea cinxia chromosome 10, ilMelCinx1.1, whole genome shotgun sequence includes the following:
- the LOC123657039 gene encoding pupal cuticle protein 20-like: protein MSSLTITVLAFVAVASCGRLEPQYLPPRPGGGGNSGLGGLGGNGAGSGNGGLGGGPFGGGSGFGGGSGFGGGSGGANIPILRYENENNGDGTYKFSYETGNGISAQESGAPRAQGPEGPAVTAEGAFSYRTPDGQQISLTYTADENGFHPVGSHLPTPPPIPEAILQSIEFNRRNPSSEGSYNGGSGSGSFGGSGSGSGFGGGSGSGFGGSGSGSGGAGGYHY from the exons ATGTCTTCTTTAACG ATTACCGTGCTGGCGTTCGTGGCAGTTGCATCGTGTGGGCGTCTCGAACCCCAGTACTTACCACCGAGACCTGGCGGAGGTGGTAATTCAGGACTGGGAGGATTGGGAGGAAATGGGGCAGGATCAGGTAACGGAGGCCTCGGCGGAGGACCTTTTGGCGGCGGAAGCGGTTTTGGTGGGGGAAGCGGTTTCGGAGGCGGCTCAGGTGGAGCCAACATCCCTATCCTGCGTTATGAGAATGAAAACAACGGTGATGGCACATACAAATTCAG CTATGAAACAGGAAACGGCATCTCAGCCCAAGAAAGTGGAGCCCCACGTGCTCAAGGGCCTGAAGGACCTGCTGTAACAGCTGAAGGGGCGTTCTCTTACCGTACTCCCGATGGCCAGCAAATTTCCCTCACCTACACCGCTGATGAGAATGGCTTCCATCCCGTCGGTTCCCATTTACCCACTCCCCCTCCTATTCCAGAAGCTATCCTCCAATCGATCGAGTTCAATAGACGCAACCCATCTTC TGAGGGCTCCTACAATGGTGGATCAGGAAGTGGTAGTTTTGGTGGTTCCGGCAGTGGCAGTGGGTTCGGCGGTGGTTCTGGTAGCGGATTTGGAGGCTCCGGCTCCGGTTCAGGAGGCGCTGGCGGCTACCACTATTGA
- the LOC123657360 gene encoding uncharacterized protein LOC123657360: MLIPTCLIKLFELMLAVACLTLHHYSYDLTDIPTLMLCSGTYVGYVIVLSGEIIGEMIFAPLDLVQDMYFGVLGVVLFSLSGGLVLSARTKASMYPRTGDPNAALIVGALAVLNALLMLFDLSLAYMDSEQFDEDVSV, from the exons atgttaATACCAACTTGTCTAATCAAATTATTTGAATTG ATGTTAGCAGTAGCGTGTCTCACATTACACCACTACAGTTATGACCTTACTGACATACCCACATTAATGTTGTGTTCTGGAACATACGTCGGGTACGTCATCGTGCTCTCGGGGGAAATAATTG GGGAAATGATTTTCGCGCCACTCGATCTTGTCCAGGACATGTACTTCGGGGTCTTAGGAGTGGTCTTGTTTTCCTTGAGCGGCGGTCTGGTGCTGTCAGCGAGGACAAAAGCCTCTATGTATCCTAGAACTGGGGATCCTAACGCGGCCTTGATAGTCGGAGCCTTGGCGGTGTTAAACGCTCTATTGATGCTCTTCGACTTGAGCCTCGCTTATATGGACAGCGAGCAGTTTGATGAAGATGTCAGTGTTTAA